One Carassius carassius chromosome 20, fCarCar2.1, whole genome shotgun sequence DNA segment encodes these proteins:
- the tmem53 gene encoding transmembrane protein 53, producing the protein MGDDGIDYNIVFPEAITSEKHWRGTKEPVVILLGWAGSRDKHLAKYSSIYNEQGCVTLHYTAPLKTVFISEPLGYKELRSTAQKLLELLFDYEVENNPVFFHVFSNGGFMLYRYIVELLHSNNHFSTLCVVGTVVDSAPGSQNVIGALRALKTTLGPKVNVLLQYFLLALFAVAVFLLRMVLYPVTKYFHKNHYDAMMEHPAPWPQMYLYSRSDRVIRYRDVEKMVKVLREKGLTVESFDFITPAHVSLYRDCPEDYSSRCRTFLTHCMSSSEETMKKKRLQVQH; encoded by the exons ATGGGAGATGATGGTATAGACTACAACATTGTATTTCCAGAGGCAATCACCTCAG AGAAACACTGGCGCGGAACAAAGGAGCCAGTCGTTATTCTGCTGGGCTGGGCGGGCAGCAGAGACAAACATCTCGCCAAATACAGCTCGATTTATAATGAACAG GGATGTGTGACTCTACACTACACTGCTCCTTTGAAGACAGTTTTTATTTCAGAACCACTGGGCTACAAGGAACTAAGAAGCACTGCGCAAAAATTACTTGAACTTCTGTTTGACTATGAAGTGGAGAACAACCCAGTTTTCTTCCATGTGTTCAGCAATGGGGGCTTCATGCTTTACCGCTACATCGTTGAGTTATTGCACAGTAACAATCATTTCAGCACTCTGTGTGTGGTGGGCACGGTTGTGGACAGTGCTCCGGGCAGTCAAAATGTTATCGGGGCGCTCCGAGCACTCAAAACCACCTTGGGGCCCAAAGTCAATGTGCTACTGCAGTACTTCCTCCTGGCACTGTTTGCTGTGGCCGTTTTCCTTCTCAGGATGGTTTTGTATCCTGTGACCAAGTACTTTCACAAGAACCACTACGATGCCATGATGGAGCACCCGGCACCTTGGCCTCAGATGTACCTCTATTCTAGATCAGACCGGGTGATCAGGTACAGGGATGTGGAGAAGATGGTTAAAGTGTTGCGTGAGAAAGGGCTGACAGTTGAAAGTTTCGATTTCATCACCCCAGCCCATGTGAGTCTATACAGAGACTGTCCAGAGGACTATTCCAGCAGATGCCGGACGTTTCTGACCCACTGCATGAGTTCTTCAGAGGAGACCATGAAGAAAAAACGCCTTCAAGTGCAACACTGA
- the opn4.1 gene encoding LOW QUALITY PROTEIN: melanopsin-like (The sequence of the model RefSeq protein was modified relative to this genomic sequence to represent the inferred CDS: inserted 4 bases in 3 codons; deleted 1 base in 1 codon; substituted 6 bases at 6 genomic stop codons), with protein MSHHSSWSGHHCAPEDINCTAGFKESLGSKSYKLLPXPFHGPTHNHHYMDVPDHAHYIIGFVILIVSITGVIGNALVVYVFCRSHTLRTAGNIXVVNLAVADFFMSLTQSPVFRFFASMHRRYAFCGALFGICSMMTLPXLPITALTXLRVSRQKAGVVLAVVXLYSLGWSLPPFFGWSAYIPEGLQTSCSWDYITFTLSVRVYTILLYXFVFFIPLCIIASCYFAVCQPIRAVEKEIXELDCGEMHKLYERMRNEWKMAKVALLVIXLFVILWLPYSVVALTATAGYSHLLTPYMNSVLAVIDRASAIHNPIIYAIMHPMYQVAIANYNPIFHPILRVKEKDLRSSFSSRSVHSRCPTLTSQCSLGVSIGNAAXANGHWGKTLLSSASDSDSCWTESEADGSSINSLTFGCCVSTEISTDTAILSPGSSTNSSSGQKPEKTHKVVSALVPSINFKTDTADRESLSDGKALLLGGKERE; from the exons ATGAGCCATCACTCCTCATGGAGTGGGCATCATTGTGCCCCTGAAGACATCAACTGCACTGCAGGCTTTAAGGAGTCATTAGGCAGCAAGAGCTACAAGTTGCTTCC TCCTTTCCATGGGCCGACCCATAACCACCACTATATGGATGTTCCTGATCATGCCCACTACATCATCGGCTTTGTCATCTTAATAGTCAGCATCACTGGAGTGATTGGAAACGCACTGGTTGTCTACGTGTTCTGCCGGAGCCATACTCTTCGCACTGCAGGGAACA TTGTGGTGAACCTGGCTGTAGCTGATTTCTTCATGTCCCTCACCCAGTCACCAGTGTTCAGG TTCTTCGCAAGCATGCACAGACGCTACGCATTTTGCGGCGCTCTCTTTGGGATCTGTTCCATGATGACTTTGCCATAGCTGCCGATCACTGCCTTGACATAACTTCGCGTTAGTCGACAAAAAGCAGGTGTGGTATTGGCCGTTGTGTGACTCTACTCCCTGGGCTGGAGCCTTCCACCATTTTTTGGCTGGAGTGCTTATATTCCAGAGGGTCTTCAGACTTCCTGTTCTTGGGATTATATAACCTTCACTCTTTCAGTGCGTGTGTACACCATCCTCCTCT TTTTTGTGTTCTTCATCCCATTATGCATTATTGCTAGCTGCTACTTTGCAGTTTGCCAACCTATCCGAGCTGTGGAGAAGGAAATATGAGAGTTGGATTGTGGGGAAATGCACAAGCTGTATGAACGCATGCGAAATGAATGGAAGATGGCGAAAGTAGCCCTCCTGGTAATTTAGCTTTTTGTAATATTGTGGTTGCCCTACTCTGTGGTGGCCCTCACTGCCACGGCTGGCTATTCCCACCTCCTGACTCCCTACATGAATTCAGTACTTGCTGTGATTGACAGGGCCTCAGCCATCCATAATCCCATCATCTATGCAATTATGCATCCAATGTATCAGGTGGCTATTGCCAATTATAATCCAATATTCCATCCCATTTTACGTGTCAAAGAGAAGGATCTCCGTTCCTCTTTTAGTTCCAGAAGTGTCCATTCCCGTTGTCCGACTCTCACTAGCCAGTGCTCTCTGGGGGTTAGCATCGGCAATGCTGCGTGAGCTAATGGCCACTGGGGGAAGACACTCTTGTCTTCTGCTTCAGATAGTGATTCTTGTTGGACTGAGAGTGAAGCTGATGGTTCCAGCATCAATTCGCTGACCTTTGGTTGTTGTGTGTCCACGGAGATCTCTACAGATACTGCCATTCTCTCACCAGGGTCAAGTACTAACAGCTCCAGTGGGCAGAAGCCAGAGAAGACACACAAAGTTGTAAGCGCACTGGTTCCgtctattaattttaaaacagaTACAGCTGATCGCGAATCTCTGTCTGATGGGAAAGCTTTGCTTCTTGGGGGGAAAGAAAGGGAATGA
- the LOC132096370 gene encoding PX domain-containing protein 1-like, whose translation METFSQMTVNDCWVVGLERFAFGAAGEEEEFFEIRTEWSEKNITYLRRRYYDLAKLVKNLSMSFPDDGGRLSQSMMLKALQRIKEAEENNNVKTRLDEVEKLLRNIIKMPQKFSHSEAVLTFFKSSPLDYTLKTMYEPIQPLYLSPVTIADVRRANGFCLANTETVLFDPYSLAQGAETSSKYSSETESQMWTGMRNPNGIRCVKETVHKPGKGFMTAGTPGSKDTDYQPKLSQITTSNMTYLDLQACETDILE comes from the exons ATGGAGACCTTTTCTCAGATGACAGTGAATGACTGTTGGGTCGTTGGGCTCGAGCGCTTCGCTTTTGGTGCTGCTGGAGAAGAAGAGGAGTTTTTCGAGATTAGGACTGAATGGTCtgaaaaaaacataacatatcTGCGAAGGAGATATTACGATCTAGCAAAACTTGTTAAAAATTTAAGTATGTCATTTCCAGATGACGGAGGACGTTTGTCTCAATCAATGATGCTTAAGG CACTACAGCGGATAAAAGAAGCAGAGGAAAACAATAACGTTAAAACGAGGTTGGATGAAGTGGAAAAATTACTGAGAAATATAATCAAAATGCCACAAAAG TTCTCTCACTCTGAGGCAGTTCTTACATTTTTCAAGAGTTCTCCTCTTGACTACACTTTGAAAACCATGTATGAACCAATCCAGCCTCTCTACCTGAGTCCTGTCACTATAGCTG ATGTAAGACGGGCCAATGGGTTTTGTTTGGCCAATACAGAAACTGTTCTTTTTGATCCGTATTCACTAGCACAAGGAGcagaaacatcatcaaagtacag CTCTGAGACTGAGTCTCAGATGTGGACTGGAATGAGAAATCCAAATGGGATCAGATGCGTCAAGGAAACTGTTCACAAACCTGGCAAGGGCTTCATGACTGCTGGTACCCCTGGAAGCAAAGACACAGACTATCAACCGAAATTATCACAGATTACCACCAGCAACATGACCTACCTTGACCTACAAGCCTGTGAGACAGATATTCTTGAATAA